The Thunnus maccoyii chromosome 9, fThuMac1.1, whole genome shotgun sequence genome includes a region encoding these proteins:
- the LOC121903399 gene encoding natterin-3-like: MKLSFLLLLLALLALSSAIFQDILKQSSQHRKVSLLKPTCQSPPFSSISDCNAKLKWQTWTGSLSDKAVSIYNSYDKRTDYICKFECHAGFYCPYLDSYCHYAYADKEYRDSQFEILVNEDDFEILQWREGSYGSVPPNSIRTCYSDEIYVGKNEYGLGKVHPKHQAFFLAWGGNEYWYKNYEVLTINKDVESEQISNVKYNINEAEIVQYLPETMQSSVITNNECDSVMKTATFSKTSRVERRWDVGSSRMFGIRTTFTAGIPSIVSGSIEISAQVTFQFSEGQTYSEETSRSVSVQLTVPPNHYCETRMVGHKYKINIPFTAQLSRTYRNGEKTRTLITGMYDATDIGEVRMVVERCKPVTNAKRCP; this comes from the exons ATGAAGCTGTCAttcttgttgttgctgctggcCCTGCTGGCTCTGTCCTCAGCCATTTTTCAGGACATTTTGAAGCAAAGCTCACAGCACAGAAAAG TCTCCTTGCTGAAGCCAACATGTCaatctcctcctttctcctccatATCTGATTGTAATGCCAAACTGAAATGGCAGACCTGGACCGGCTCTCTCTCTGACAAAGCAGTTTCAATTTACAACAGTTATGATAAACGCACCGACTACATCTGCAAATTCGAGTGCCATGCCGGCTTCTACTGCCCTTACTTGGACTCTTACTGTCACTATGCCTATGCAGACAAAGAGTATCGTGACTCCCAGTTTGAGATTCTTGTGAATGAAGACGACTTTGAGATCCTGCAGTGGAGGGAGGGTTCCTATGGTTCTGTACCCCCAAATTCAATCAGAACCTGTTATAGTGATGAAATCTATGTAGGAAAGAACGAGTACGGTCTTGGGAAGGTGCATCCTAAACACCAGGCCTTCTTCCTTGCCTGGGGAGGTAACGAGTATTGGTACAAAAATTACGAGGTCCTGACCATCAATAAGGATGTTGAGAGTGAGCAAATCTCCAATGTCAAGTACAACATTAATGAAGCTGAAATCGTCCAGTATCTTCCAGAGACCATGCAGAGCTCTGTGATCACCAACAATGAGTGTGATTCTGTGATGAAAACAGCTACTTTCTCAAAGACAAGTCGGGTAGAGAGAAGGTGGGATGTCGGCTCTTCCCGTATGTTTGGTATCAGGACGACCTTCACTGCAGGAATCCCCAGCATTGTATCTGGAAGTATAGAGATCAGCGCTCAGGTGACATTTCAGTTCTCAGAAGGACAAACGTACAGTGAAGAGACCTCCCGCTCTGTTTCTGTGCAGCTCACGGTCCCACCAAACCACTACTGCGAAACCCGTATGGTGGGACATAAGTACAAGATAAACATCCCCTTCACTGCACAACTCAGCCGCACCTACAGAAACGGAGAAAAAACAAGGACACTGATCACTGGGATGTATGACGCCACTGACATTGGAGAAGTCAGGATGGTGGTTGAGCGATGTAAACCTGTAACTAACGCTAAACGGTGCCCCTAA
- the LOC121903782 gene encoding natterin-3-like: MYIEGSKYRMKLSVLLLLALPALSSASLQDIIKKSSEHQKKIVPALNPDLEDRIPKITANGSMLAHLTPPEFEKSQNQSSSFIFESTNLEWQPWSGSIPNGAVSIYNDYVSRYDYVCKYGCSAGFYNPSKGLYCHYSLSGRELLGYPFDILVNKDHFEILEWIGDSSGSVPMYSVRTCSGVNVYVGKNEYGLGKVVPQLEAFLLPWEGDEYWYKHYKVLTTKKDIKSQHITEVTYKKNGIEAKQYPPEAMRMSTNTNNACESVVKTVTLSKTNQVEKSWDIGSATTLGFISGITAEIPFIGTGGSIEFSTETTKHFSKGTTVIEETTHSVSVEQNVPPNHSCSIMMVGHKYKIDIPFTARIQRTYDNGETRWTSISGTYDSIDVGEIEAVVNRCEPIPDATPCA, encoded by the exons ATGTACATAGAGGGCTCCAAATACCGG ATGAAGCTGtcagtgttgttgctgctggCCCTGCCGGCTCTGTCCTCGGCCAGTCTTCAGGATATCATAAAGAAGAGTTCAGAGCACCAAAAAA AAATAGTTCCTGCACTGAACCCAGACCTAGAGGACAGGATTCCTAAAATCACTGCTAATGGATCAATGTTGGCTCATCTGACCCCTCCTGAGTTTGAGAAAAGCCAGAATCAATCTTCCTCCTTCATTTTTGAAAGCACCAACCTTGAATGGCAGCCCTGGAGTGGCTCCATCCCTAATGGAGCTGTTTCAATTTACAACGATTATGTTAGTCGCTATGACTACGTCTGCAAGTATGGGTGTTCGGCCGGCTTCTATAACCCCAGCAAAGGGCTTTACTGTCACTACAGCCTCTCAGGAAGAGAGCTACTTGGCTATCCATTTGATATCCTGGTGAACAAAGATCACTTTGAGATCCTAGAGTGGATAGGGGACTCCTCAGGTTCAGTGCCCATGTATTCAGTTAGGACCTGCTCTGGGGTGAATGTTTATGTGGGGAAGAATGAGTACGGACTTGGGAAGGTCGTTCCTCAGCTTGAGGCCTTCCTCCTTCCCTGGGAAGGAGATGAGTATTGGTACAAGCACTACAAGGTCTTGACCACCAAAAAGGACATTAAAAGCCAGCACATCACTGAggttacatataaaaaaaatgggATTGAAGCCAAACAGTATCCTCCAGAGGCCATGCGCATGTCCACCAATACCAACAATGCGTGTGAGTCAGTTGTGAAAACTGTTACTCTCTCAAAGACAAACCAGGTAGAGAAAAGTTGGGACATTGGCTCTGCCACCACGTTGGGTTTTATAAGTGGCATCACCGCCGAAATCCCATTCATTGGCACTGGAGGTAGTATTGAGTTTAGCACTGAGACAACAAAGCACTTCTCCAAAGGAACCACTGTGATAGAGGAGACAACCCACTCAGTTTCTGTGGAGCAAAATGTCCCACCAAACCACTCCTGCAGTATCATGATGGTGGGACATAAGTACAAGATAGACATCCCTTTCACAGCACGCATCCAACGCACTTATGACAATGGAGAGACCCGTTGGACATCCATCTCAGGGACATATGACAGCATTGATGTTGGAGAAATCGAGGCCGTGGTGAACCGCTGCGAACCCATCCCTGATGCCACGCCCTGTGCGTGA
- the LOC121903783 gene encoding natterin-4-like: MPRDLPLLRVAELTQERQVQSSSITADVGTILEWVTWNNSLPNNSISIYNRYVDRIDYVCKYMCNAGFYNPSMGPYCHYPSAKKAYFGSPFEILVNKDKFEILQWKDDSHGSVPQNSVRTCPGEDTYVGKNKYGLGKVVTQDKAFYLPWKEKEYSYSHYQVLTFDQNVNSQHIYDVRYNTDESNILKYPPEIIQETSISNYECRPVVKTDTLSKTYQVAHSWDITSSITFGVKTTITAGIPSLFSVGIEFSTEATFQFSRENTVTEAITDSVSVELTAPPNHACMVNMVQYKYKADIPFTARLRRTYGNGEIHTMSISGTYNSVQIREVQAVVDRCEPLENTQPCP; encoded by the coding sequence ATGCCAAGAGATCTGCCGCTACTCAGAGTTGCTGAGTTAACGCAGGAGAGGCAGGTTCAGTCGTCCTCCATCACTGCTGACGTCGGCACCATCCTGGAATGGGTGACGTGGAACAACTCTCTCCCCAACAATTCCATCTCAATCTACAATCGATATGTTGATCGCATTGACTATGTCTGCAAATACATGTGTAACGCTGGCTTTTATAACCCCAGCATGGGCCCTTATTGCCACTATCCCAGTgcaaaaaaagcatatttcgGTTCCCCCTTTGAGATCCTGGTGAACAAAGACAAATTTGAGATCCTGCAGTGGAAGGACGATTCCCATGGTTCAGTGCCCCAGAATTCAGTCAGAACCTGTCCCGGGGAGGACACATATGTAGGGAAGAACAAATATGGACTTGGGAAGGTGGTTACTCAGGATAAAGCTTTCTACCTGCCTTGGAAGGAAAAAGAGTATTCATACAGCCACTACCAGGTCCTGACCTTCGATCAGAATGTAAACAGCCAGCATATCTATGATGTCAGGTACAACACTGATGAGTCAAATATCTTAAAGTATCCTCCAGAGATCATTCAAGAAACATCCATCAGCAACTATGAGTGCCGCCCAGTGGTGAAAACAGATACCCTCTCAAAGACATATCAGGTGGCGCACAGCTGGGACATCACCTCTTCCATCACATTTGGTGTTAAAACTACCATCACGGCTGGTATTCCCTCATTATTCTCTGTAGGCATTGAGTTCAGCACCGAGGCGACATTCCAGTTCTCCCGGGAAAACACGGTGACGGAGGCCATCACTGATTCTGTCTCTGTGGAGCTCACTGCTCCACCAAACCACGCCTGCATGGTTAATATGGTGCAGTATAAGTACAAAGCTGACATCCCGTTCACAGCACGCCTCAGACGCACATACGGTAATGGAGAGATCCACACGATGTCCATCTCAGGGACGTACAACAGCGTTCAGATTAGAGAAGTCCAGGCCGTGGTGGACCGATGTGAACCTCTAGAGAATACCCAGCCTTGTCCATAA